From a single Nematostella vectensis chromosome 3, jaNemVect1.1, whole genome shotgun sequence genomic region:
- the LOC5517029 gene encoding uncharacterized protein LOC5517029, which produces MSDKPSVIILGGLGFVGRNLVCYLVDNELCSKIRAVDKVPPQTAWLNERHKAAFEHSSVEFRSANLVHATSVEKVFLDAKEFDFCINCAAETKYGKSDEVYNEGVLKLSVNCAQQAAKQGIKRFIEVSTAQVYSSDKKVSEEEGKMSPWTGLAKYKLMVEEELSKIEGLDFVIVRPAIVYGLADRQGLTPRLIIGGVYKQLNEKMKLLWTKELKMNTVHVEDVCRALWHLTSHGESGDIFNLADKADSTQGSITELVCQIFGIDYDYFGTVLSNMARLNMTSTVEDSNDKHLAPWSEACNKDKIQATPLSPYLDQELLYDKHLSIDGSKIESLGFTYKCPQPTVESLKQVVEDYIVTGLFPPSLYSSS; this is translated from the exons ATGTCTGATAAGCCCAGTGTTATAATTCTTGGAG GGCTAGGATTTGTTGGACGAAATCTAGTTTGTTACCTAGTTGATAACGAATTGTGCTCTAAG ATAAGGGCAGTGGACAAAGTTCCCCCACAGACTGCTTGGCTAAATGAAAGACATAAG GCTGCATTTGAACACAGCTCTGTTGAGTTCCGCAGTGCAAACTTGGTTCATGCAA CAAGTGTTGAGAAAGTGTTTCTTGATGCAAAGGAGTTTGACTTTTGCATCAATTGTGCTGCAGAAACAAAATATGGAAAATCAGATGAG gtgtaTAATGAGGGTGTGTTGAAGCTAAGTGTCAACTGTGCTCAACAAGCTGCTAAACAAGGCATTAAAAGATTTATAGAAGTCTCAACAGCACAAGTGTACTCCTCTGACAAG AAAGTTAGTGAAGAAGAGGGTAAAATGTCCCCATGGACTGGACTTGCCAAATACAAACTAATGGTTGAGGAAGAACTGTCTAAAATTGAAGG GTTGGACTTTGTTATCGTCAGACCCGCTATTGTCTATGGTTTAGCAGACCGACAGGGATTGA CTCCACGACTTATTATTGGGGGAGTATACAAACAACTTAACGAAAAGATGAAG CTGCTGTGGACAAAAGAGCTAAAGATGAACACAGTCCATGTTGAGGATGTCTGCCGCGCACTCTGGCATCTCACAAGCCATGGGGAGAGTGGGGACATCTTCAACCTTGCTGACAAGGCCGACTCTA CACAGGGAAGTATTACAGAGCTTGTTTGCCAGATCTTTGGTATTGATTATGACTATTTTGGAACAGTTCTCTCAAATATGGCTCGG CTAAATATGACAAGTACAGTAGAGGATTCTAATGACAAGCACCTGGCGCCATGGTCAGAGGCATGCAACAAGGACAAGATCCAGGCCACCCCCCTGAGTCCTTACTTAGACCAG GAGTTGCTTTATGATAAACATCTCAGCATCGATGGCTCCAAAATAGAAAGTTTAGGCTTCACATACAAGTGTCCTCAGCCTACAGTTGAATCACTAAAACAG GTTGTCGAAGACTACATTGTGACCGGTTTGTTTCCTCCATCACTGTACAGCTCATCTTAA